The Macellibacteroides fermentans genome includes the window TTCTTATCCAGGTTGGGATTAAAATTATCAAGAGCAATGCTCAGCTTCTCATACCTTTCGGATTGATAAGCGCTTTTTGCTTCAATGCGGTTGTCGTTTTTACGCTCAATAACATTGCGAATGAGTTCTACCGCGGGATTATCTTTTTTAGTGTATTTTTCTTTAGTCGGTTTAATTACAACTTCTGAAATCTGAATGGTTGTAGGACGTATTAATATTGATAAAGCTTCGTTTTTCTTTCCTGCCGATAAGTTTACACGCTTGTTTTCGTAACCAAGCGAAGAAACCAGCAATTTGGTCAGCCCCCTGTCATTTTGAAGCGTAAACAAACCATTGTCATCTGTCATCGTTCCAATGGTTGAATTCTCAAAAATTACAGAAACGTACGACATTGGCTCACCAGTAATTGAATCTTTTACAATACCTGAAGCCGATGTGATTCGTTGTGCCAGCAAGGCAGAATTGCTCGATCCGGCCAGAAGCAGGACAAACAGAAATATGTTACGGATAATTTTTGCCATTTAACGCTAATTGTTCCTTTAGGAAAATATTTGTGCAAAGGTACAAGTTTTCTTAAATAAGGAAAGGTTTTAAGCCTTTAATAATCTATAACAGACGTTAGAATACCTAATATATTATTTTGCACTAATCCTTTCACCTGATTGCAGATAGTTAACAAGCAAATAGCGTAATCTGTTCAACCCTCTTACGAGTTTTCAGATTACGCTATGTTATAATGTCCTTTAAGTCCGCTTATTTAGCTTTGTCAATCTGTTCCTGTACAATAGCATCAACAACAGCCACTGTGGTCAGATTCAAGATGTCGCGTGTAGAACTTTCAAGATCTGTGAAGTGAATCGGTTTATTTAATCCCATCTGTATCGGTCCGATGGTCTCAACAACACCCATTTCCAATAAAAGCTTGTAAGCACTGTTTGCCGAGCTAAGGTTCGGGAAAATAAGCGTGTTTACATCCTTGCCTTTTACCTTGTTGAACGGATACGTATCATCTCTTAATTTCTTGTTCAGTGCAAAGTTTACCTGCATTTCGCCGTCGATCTGAATCTCGGGATAGTTTGCGTGCAGATGAGCTATTGCATCGTGAACCTTAACCGGACTACCCTGATTGTCGGCGCCAAAGTTAGAGTAAGAGATCATAGCCATTGTAGGCTCGTTGGCAAAGAATTTAACGGCATCGTGGGTAAGGCGAGCAATGTCGATCAATACCTCGGTAGAAGGATGTCTGTTTATAAGAGTATCGGCAATAAAAAATGTTCCCTTCTTGGAGGTTACAATGTTCATGGTGCCAAAATATTTATAACTGGGACGAATACCGATAATCTGTTCGGCTAACTTGGTAGTTTCAGAATAGCGGCTATATACACCGGTAACAAAAGCATCGGCATCGCCAGAAGCAACCATCATCATTCCGAAACAGTTCCTGTCGTACATCTTTTCGCAGGCTTCGGCATAAGTCATACCTTCGCGCTGTTTCTTTTCCACAAGCATTTTGGCGTATCGGCGACAGCGTTCCAGTTCGCGATCGTGACGCAGATTCACAATCTCCATGCCTTCCATACTGATGTTCTCTTCTTTGGCTATCTTTGCCAAACGGTCTTCGTTACCAAGCAGGATGGGGAAACAGATACCTTCAGCCTTAGCTTCGGCTGCAGCTTTCAGCATATTTACATGGTTTGCTTCGGCAAAAACAACACGCTTGGGATTAGCTTTAGCCATATCCGTAAACGAGCGCATCATTTTGTTGTCGTAGCCCATCATTTCGCGCAGGTGGTTCTCGTATTTATTCCAGTCGGTAATTTCCTTCCGCGCCACTCCTGATTCTATTGCTGCCTTAGCCACAGCACTTGATACACGGGTAAGCAAACGGGGGTCAAGTGCCTTGGGTATGATATAGTCTCTTCCAAAACTCATGCGTTTTAGTTTGTAAGCAGCATTTACCACATCCGGAACAGGCTCTTTAGCCAGACTGGCGATTGCTTTTACAGCAGCAAGCTTCATCTCTTCGTTGATTGCTTTTGCTCTTACGTCCAATGCACCTCTGAAAATATAGGGGAAGCCCAGTACGTTGTTAATCTGATTCGGATAGTCGGAACGGCCGGTGGCAAAGATAATATCCTCGCGTGATGACATGGCCTCGCTGTACGAGATTTCAGGATTTGGATTAGCCAGTGCAAATACAATGGGATTGTCATTCATTGTCTGCACCATTTCCTTGGTAAGTACGTCGGCAACCGAAAGACCCAGAAATACATCAGCCCCGCTAACAGCCTCCGCAAGGGTTTTAATATCCAAAGAAGTCGCAAAGGCTTTTTTTGAAGCATTCAGATCGGTACGATGTGTGGAAATAACCCCTTTACTATCGCACATAATGATATTTTCCATCTTTGCGCCCAGCATCACATACAGCTTGGTACATGATATAGAGGCAGCTCCGGCTCCGTTTACCACAATCCGTACATCCTCAATATTTTTACCAACCAATTCGAGGGCATTGATTAATCCGGCACCGGAAATGATGGCTGTTCCATGCTGATCGTCGTGCATAACCGGGATGTCTAACTCCTCTTTCAGTCGGGTTTCAATTTCAAAACACTCGGGGGCCTTGATATCTTCCAGGTTTATACCTCCAAAAGTGGGGGCGATGGCTTTTACAGTCTGAATGAATTTTTCGGGATCCTTCTCGTCAACCTCAATATCAAATACATCTACACCTGCAAATATTTTGAATAAAAGTCCCTTTCCCTCCATAACAGGCTTTCCGGCCAGCGGACCTATATCCCCTAAACCTAAAACAGCCGTACCGTTCGAAATTACCGCAACCAGATTACCTTTGGCAGTGTATTCGTACGCATCCAGCGGATTCTTTTCAATTTCAAGACAAGGTTCAGCCACACCTGGTGAATAGGCCAGTGATAAATCTGTCTGTGTACTATATGGTTTGGTGGGAATCACCTCTATTTTCCCCGGTTTTCCTTCGGCATGATACCGAAGAGCATCTTCTTTTGTTATCTTACCCATTGACTTATATATTTTGTAACGTTAGTCGGCTTTAACTTTTAATGTGCTTGCGTTAAACCTTTGAACTTTGCAGACAAAAGTAATAAATTATTATATATAATGGCTTTTTTACTTACAAATAGTTTGGCTAACAGATATAATATCTACAAGTCGTAAATTGTATCTTTCTCTTTTACAAAGCAAAAGGAGGAGAATCCTTTGAAAATTCTCCTCCTTAAATAAGGCTAAACAGATGAAAATGAATTAATATCCGAAGATATCTTCCTGACTTAACCTCTGTATCGGTCCGTAACTTTCAAGATTTTTCAAATCAAGGTCTTTCTCGTCTCCAAGGATGCAGTAAATATATTTACGTCCTTTGATCCATTTTTCCTGGAAAGCCTTAACATCTTGTAATGTCATTTTTTGCACCTGCTCAAACAAAGCTTTTCTGGTATCCGTTTTCAGTCCGAGGTCTTCAGCCTGGATATAATTCCATAACACATTCGACTTGATGATTCGTTCGGTGCGCAGTCTGGTAATTAAACCATCTTTTGCCAGGTTGAACGCCTTTTCTGATTGGGGCATATCATCAATAATGGAATGGAACGCCTTTAAGGCATCAGCCATTTTGTCGTTCTGCGTAGCAATAAACGATTGATAAATATACGGATATTTAAGTTTGGATGGTGTATTTAAGCTGGCACCTGCCGAGTAAGCCAATCCTCTTGCTTCACGCATTTCCTGGAAAACGATGGCATTCATGCTTCCTCCAAAATATTCATTATACAACGAGAGAACCGGATCAATGGCCGGATCGAATGTTTCACCTCTGTTGGAAACCATAGACATATAAATCTGTTTGGCATCATACTTGGCCAATAAAACCTTCGGTTCGGTAATAACCTGTTGCTTGAAGTCGATTCCGGCCGGAACAGGAAGCAACTTCTCGGGAACACGATGTGATTTATTTAATTCGGCAGTAAGAGCCTCCTGCGACATCGGTCCGTAATAGAGGATTCGGTGCTGGAAAGAGGTCATCGTATGGATTTTCTTAATAAGCTCATCCGGATTAAGCTGTTTCAATTCGGATGCCGATGGTATGTTTTTATCCGGAGAAACAGGTCCCCATATAGCATACTGCATCAATTTATTAAAGTTAGCACCTTGGTTAAGCTTTGCATCAGAACGATTTTTCAATATATCGGCAGCCAGGTTGGTATAAGCCTCCTTGTTAACCTGCGCATCAGCCAGCAATTCTTCGAACAAAGCCAAAGCTTTCGGCATATTTTCGCCTAATCCGCTCAGCGCTACATAAACTCTTTCATTGCTGCTGAATACATCGAATGAACAAGCCAGTTTATAGAACTCGGATTGAATCTGTTTAGGAGTCATCTTAGAAGTACCCAGATACTTTAGATATTGGAAAGCAGTACCCAGCAATTTGTCGTTGTTATTACCCATCTCGTAAACGTACAAAATATCAAACAGGTCGTTGGTTACGTTTTGTTTGTATAGCACGGGGATATCAGACTTAGCCTTAAACTGTCCCATATCTTTCGAGTAGTCAAGAAATACAGGTTCAATAGGAGTCACCTTTGCCGCTTTGATCTCTTCAAGGAAAGCACTGCTTGTGTCGCGGTTCATCACGATAGGCGTGATAGCCGGTTTGGCAATCTTCAATTCGTTGGGGTCTTTTCCCTGTCTTTTGTATACAACAGCATAGTTGTTGCCAAAATTCTTTTTAGCAAAAGCTACCAATTCCTCTTTTGTAATCTTGCTGGTACGATCAAGTTTGGTTACAGCATTTTTCCAATCTACTCCATTAATGAATGAATTTACAAACCAATTGGCCCTTCCGGCATTGCTCTCCATGCGGTAGATCTGGTAAAGCTTAAGGTTGTTTATCGAAGCTTCGATCAGTGATTCATCGAAATCGCCTGTTTTCAGTTTCTCAATTTCGCCCAACAACAGGTCTTTTGCCTGCTCGAGAGTCTGCCCCTGCTTTGGAGTAGCCATCATAACAAAAGCAGAATAGTCGGCCATAGCATAAGTGCCTGCATTGGCTCTGAGGACTTTCTGCTGCTGAATCAGGTTCAGGTCGATCAATCCGGCCTGTCCGTTACTCATAATCTGACCGATCAAATCAAGCATACCGGTCGAATCTGCAGCAACACCCGGGAATCTCCAGCCCAGAACAAGATTTTCGGCTTCCAGTCCGAGTACTTCAGCCTGTACAGGCTCCGTAATTTCGGGTTCCTTTGCTAACGAGAGGGTGGGGATTGAGTCACTTTTAGGCATAGTACCAAAGTAGGTCTTGATAACCTGGATCATCTGATCTGGATCAAAATCGCCCGAAAGACAGATGGCCATATTATTAGGTACGTACCATGTCTTATAATATTCTTTGATTTTAGTGATAGACGGATTCTTTAAATGCTCCTGAGTACCCAATACTGTCTGGGTCCCGTAGGGATGATTTGGGAATAGAGAGGCAAGTAATTTCTCGTATACCTTTCTCGAATCACGGGTAAGCGACATGTTTTTTTCTTCGTAAACCGTTTC containing:
- a CDS encoding M16 family metallopeptidase translates to MRKIYQLFQLSIIILLVSGCSKSTLSLYETVPNDPLNTRIYTLDNGMKVYMSVNKETPRIQTYIAVRVGGKNDPSTNTGLAHYFEHLMFKGTPKFGTQDYEKEKPLLDQIEGLFETYGKTTDDAARKEIYKQIDSLSYEASKFAIPNEYDKLMSAIGANGTNAYTGFDMTVYTEDIPSNQIENWAKIQSERFSNNVIRGFHTELETVYEEKNMSLTRDSRKVYEKLLASLFPNHPYGTQTVLGTQEHLKNPSITKIKEYYKTWYVPNNMAICLSGDFDPDQMIQVIKTYFGTMPKSDSIPTLSLAKEPEITEPVQAEVLGLEAENLVLGWRFPGVAADSTGMLDLIGQIMSNGQAGLIDLNLIQQQKVLRANAGTYAMADYSAFVMMATPKQGQTLEQAKDLLLGEIEKLKTGDFDESLIEASINNLKLYQIYRMESNAGRANWFVNSFINGVDWKNAVTKLDRTSKITKEELVAFAKKNFGNNYAVVYKRQGKDPNELKIAKPAITPIVMNRDTSSAFLEEIKAAKVTPIEPVFLDYSKDMGQFKAKSDIPVLYKQNVTNDLFDILYVYEMGNNNDKLLGTAFQYLKYLGTSKMTPKQIQSEFYKLACSFDVFSSNERVYVALSGLGENMPKALALFEELLADAQVNKEAYTNLAADILKNRSDAKLNQGANFNKLMQYAIWGPVSPDKNIPSASELKQLNPDELIKKIHTMTSFQHRILYYGPMSQEALTAELNKSHRVPEKLLPVPAGIDFKQQVITEPKVLLAKYDAKQIYMSMVSNRGETFDPAIDPVLSLYNEYFGGSMNAIVFQEMREARGLAYSAGASLNTPSKLKYPYIYQSFIATQNDKMADALKAFHSIIDDMPQSEKAFNLAKDGLITRLRTERIIKSNVLWNYIQAEDLGLKTDTRKALFEQVQKMTLQDVKAFQEKWIKGRKYIYCILGDEKDLDLKNLESYGPIQRLSQEDIFGY
- a CDS encoding NADP-dependent malic enzyme, with protein sequence MGKITKEDALRYHAEGKPGKIEVIPTKPYSTQTDLSLAYSPGVAEPCLEIEKNPLDAYEYTAKGNLVAVISNGTAVLGLGDIGPLAGKPVMEGKGLLFKIFAGVDVFDIEVDEKDPEKFIQTVKAIAPTFGGINLEDIKAPECFEIETRLKEELDIPVMHDDQHGTAIISGAGLINALELVGKNIEDVRIVVNGAGAASISCTKLYVMLGAKMENIIMCDSKGVISTHRTDLNASKKAFATSLDIKTLAEAVSGADVFLGLSVADVLTKEMVQTMNDNPIVFALANPNPEISYSEAMSSREDIIFATGRSDYPNQINNVLGFPYIFRGALDVRAKAINEEMKLAAVKAIASLAKEPVPDVVNAAYKLKRMSFGRDYIIPKALDPRLLTRVSSAVAKAAIESGVARKEITDWNKYENHLREMMGYDNKMMRSFTDMAKANPKRVVFAEANHVNMLKAAAEAKAEGICFPILLGNEDRLAKIAKEENISMEGMEIVNLRHDRELERCRRYAKMLVEKKQREGMTYAEACEKMYDRNCFGMMMVASGDADAFVTGVYSRYSETTKLAEQIIGIRPSYKYFGTMNIVTSKKGTFFIADTLINRHPSTEVLIDIARLTHDAVKFFANEPTMAMISYSNFGADNQGSPVKVHDAIAHLHANYPEIQIDGEMQVNFALNKKLRDDTYPFNKVKGKDVNTLIFPNLSSANSAYKLLLEMGVVETIGPIQMGLNKPIHFTDLESSTRDILNLTTVAVVDAIVQEQIDKAK